A genome region from Glutamicibacter arilaitensis Re117 includes the following:
- a CDS encoding cytochrome b/b6 domain-containing protein, protein MSAPNQSIRQGLPRVAGGDPWPPAELFAAVADTALPADPVADHAAEQPVPEQAAPSQAPASAEPEPAAVHEAPAQAEVAEEAAAPLPGARTLRQGLPRVAGGSAWPPASIAAASSVPEAAPSAVSAPVSEPVPEPVIAASATPVDSASAAPEPVVASGDAPVVRRGLPRTVGAEAWPPASFIATPALLVAAPAVKAAVAPAEAEPAAEPVAAKTAATAPVEKPAPVEKPVEKPAEQPAPATKAPVAAKTAATAPVEKPAPVEKPVEKPAEQPAPATKAPVASATAAAPVRTRMGTPQPSAPAAANTASKAKPATAPSAQAAPSAAKTKKEPVKHGPLTTKQWVLAGILGAFCALGIATAVVLVARGIAGIDAVESFMKRYPGEYHLPDSAPIGFPAWLAWNHFFNVFLMVLIIRSGLLVRHQKKPPAYWSSKRSPKVSINLWLHQGLDLLWVINGLVFLVLLFATGHWMRIVPTSWEVFPNAISAALQYLTLDWPTENGWVNYNSLQQLAYFTTVFIAAPLAAITGVRLSAFWPKNMPALTKKYPIEVARALHFPTMLYFVLFILVHVILVFSTGALRNLNHMYAAQGSTDPAQYADNWAGLLFFALSLLVIAGAWFACRPMILASIARLFGKVSAR, encoded by the coding sequence ATGAGCGCACCCAATCAATCCATCCGCCAGGGGCTGCCCCGTGTAGCCGGTGGCGACCCGTGGCCACCGGCGGAACTCTTCGCTGCCGTAGCGGACACGGCCCTCCCGGCTGATCCTGTTGCCGATCACGCCGCCGAGCAGCCCGTACCTGAACAGGCAGCACCTAGCCAGGCACCTGCTAGTGCCGAACCAGAGCCAGCGGCAGTCCACGAAGCGCCGGCCCAAGCAGAGGTTGCCGAAGAAGCAGCAGCTCCGCTCCCGGGCGCCCGTACGCTTCGACAGGGCCTGCCGCGTGTTGCCGGCGGCTCTGCGTGGCCGCCTGCGTCAATTGCTGCTGCCAGCAGTGTTCCGGAAGCAGCGCCAAGTGCTGTTTCCGCGCCGGTTTCTGAACCGGTGCCTGAGCCGGTTATCGCAGCGTCCGCGACTCCCGTTGATTCGGCGAGCGCAGCACCAGAACCGGTGGTTGCCAGTGGCGATGCTCCAGTGGTTCGCCGTGGTCTTCCACGAACTGTTGGAGCTGAAGCTTGGCCGCCGGCCTCGTTCATCGCGACTCCTGCCCTCTTGGTAGCTGCCCCGGCCGTGAAGGCAGCAGTAGCGCCAGCAGAGGCGGAACCAGCTGCGGAACCAGTTGCGGCCAAAACCGCCGCCACTGCCCCGGTGGAAAAACCAGCCCCCGTGGAAAAACCTGTGGAAAAGCCGGCAGAGCAGCCAGCGCCCGCCACAAAGGCGCCAGTTGCGGCCAAAACCGCCGCCACTGCCCCGGTGGAAAAACCAGCCCCCGTGGAAAAACCTGTGGAAAAGCCGGCAGAGCAGCCAGCGCCCGCCACAAAGGCGCCAGTTGCTTCGGCAACCGCAGCAGCCCCTGTCCGCACCCGGATGGGCACGCCGCAACCATCGGCTCCCGCAGCGGCAAATACTGCTTCGAAGGCCAAGCCTGCAACTGCCCCCTCCGCACAGGCGGCCCCATCGGCGGCAAAGACCAAGAAGGAACCGGTCAAGCATGGCCCGCTGACAACCAAGCAGTGGGTGCTGGCGGGAATCCTTGGCGCATTCTGCGCCTTGGGCATCGCCACCGCCGTAGTGCTCGTTGCCCGTGGCATCGCCGGCATCGATGCGGTCGAATCCTTCATGAAACGCTACCCAGGCGAATACCACCTGCCGGACTCGGCACCTATCGGGTTCCCGGCATGGCTGGCCTGGAACCACTTCTTCAACGTCTTCCTCATGGTCCTGATCATTCGTTCGGGCTTGCTGGTCAGGCATCAGAAGAAACCGCCTGCCTACTGGTCCTCGAAGCGCAGCCCGAAGGTGAGCATCAACCTCTGGCTGCATCAGGGCCTTGACCTGCTGTGGGTCATCAATGGCCTGGTGTTCCTCGTGCTGCTGTTCGCCACCGGCCACTGGATGCGCATCGTCCCAACCTCCTGGGAAGTCTTCCCGAACGCGATTTCCGCGGCGTTGCAATACCTGACGCTGGATTGGCCTACGGAAAATGGCTGGGTGAACTACAACTCGCTGCAGCAGCTGGCCTACTTCACGACCGTGTTCATTGCGGCCCCATTGGCTGCGATTACCGGTGTCCGACTCAGCGCCTTCTGGCCAAAGAACATGCCTGCGCTGACCAAGAAGTACCCGATCGAGGTTGCCCGCGCACTGCACTTCCCGACCATGCTGTACTTCGTGCTGTTCATCCTCGTGCATGTGATCTTGGTGTTCTCCACCGGGGCGTTGCGCAACCTGAACCACATGTACGCGGCGCAGGGTTCTACGGATCCGGCGCAATACGCGGACAACTGGGCTGGATTGCTCTTCTTCGCGCTCTCGCTGCTGGTGATTGCCGGCGCTTGGTTCGCCTGCCGTCCGATGATCTTGGCTTCCATTGCCCGGCTCTTCGGCAAGGTCAGCGCGAGGTAG
- a CDS encoding IS110-like element ISAar29 family transposase, which translates to MTAMSIVAHSHAFVVGVDTHARNHVYAIITATTGELVDTRDFPTTGAGINRATAWVARRTGADLAVLWVIEGAASYGAILAGTVVTKGYSVVEAARMDAKSHHGVGKSDVLDAQRIARAVLPMQEKQLRRPRLNEGVRAALRVLVSARHSMTGERTRAVNGLTALVRVNELGLDARKALTGAQITEVSRWREQDEELALSVARTEAVRLAKRIGDLDKDVAGNTQQITELVKVSEAAPLLDVKGFGAITAATCLTVWSHQGRVHSEAAYASLAGVNPIPASSGNTVRHRLNRGGDRSLNSALHMVAITRMTHDEETREYVQKREAEGLSTKEIRRCIKRYLARRVYRIFNSQAEALIAG; encoded by the coding sequence ATGACCGCCATGTCTATCGTCGCGCATTCACATGCGTTTGTCGTCGGTGTCGACACCCACGCCCGCAACCACGTTTACGCCATCATCACCGCCACGACCGGTGAACTCGTCGATACCCGGGACTTCCCCACGACCGGCGCCGGCATCAACCGAGCCACCGCGTGGGTGGCACGCCGCACGGGTGCTGATCTCGCCGTGCTCTGGGTGATCGAGGGCGCAGCCTCCTACGGGGCCATACTCGCCGGAACCGTGGTTACAAAGGGATACTCGGTTGTCGAGGCAGCACGGATGGACGCCAAATCCCACCACGGCGTAGGCAAATCCGACGTGCTCGATGCCCAACGAATCGCCCGGGCCGTGCTCCCGATGCAGGAGAAGCAACTGCGCCGGCCGCGGCTGAATGAAGGCGTCCGTGCTGCCCTGAGGGTTTTGGTATCTGCGCGTCATTCCATGACCGGGGAGCGGACACGGGCGGTGAACGGGCTGACTGCCTTGGTGCGCGTCAATGAGCTCGGCCTGGACGCCCGCAAGGCCCTGACCGGAGCGCAGATTACCGAGGTCTCCCGGTGGCGTGAGCAGGACGAGGAACTGGCGCTTTCCGTGGCCCGCACCGAAGCGGTCCGGTTGGCCAAGCGGATCGGTGACCTCGACAAAGACGTGGCGGGCAACACCCAGCAGATCACCGAGCTGGTCAAGGTCAGCGAGGCGGCACCGCTCTTGGATGTGAAGGGCTTCGGCGCCATCACGGCCGCCACATGCCTGACAGTCTGGTCCCATCAGGGCCGGGTGCATTCGGAAGCCGCATACGCCTCCCTCGCCGGGGTAAACCCGATCCCGGCCTCATCGGGGAACACCGTCCGTCACCGACTCAACCGCGGCGGCGACCGGTCTCTGAACAGCGCGCTTCACATGGTCGCCATCACGCGGATGACTCACGACGAGGAAACCCGCGAATACGTGCAGAAGCGGGAAGCGGAAGGACTTAGCACGAAGGAAATCCGACGATGCATCAAACGCTATCTCGCCCGGCGCGTCTACCGCATTTTCAACTCACAAGCGGAGGCTTTGATCGCCGGTTGA
- a CDS encoding electron transfer flavoprotein subunit beta/FixA family protein: MKIAVLIKEVPDTGEDRLLNLETGLADRAATEVVLDEISERTLEVALKHADANPDTEITVLTMGPGSAQATLRKGLAMGASSAVHISDEELLGADLVLTAEVLAAALRRGNYDLILTGNMSTDGSAGVLPVMLAELLDLPAATSLSSVEISDGTISGSRELEGASTKVSAPLPAIASIAEALPDARFPNFKGIMAAKKKPIETLSLADLGVEPLPADTARSIMVSVAQRPARTAGTVVTDDGEAGNALAEFLIKNNLA; the protein is encoded by the coding sequence ATGAAGATCGCGGTCCTGATCAAGGAAGTCCCCGACACCGGAGAGGACCGGCTCCTGAATCTGGAGACCGGCCTGGCTGATCGAGCGGCTACGGAAGTGGTGCTCGATGAAATCAGCGAGCGCACCTTGGAAGTAGCACTCAAGCACGCTGATGCGAATCCAGATACGGAGATCACCGTATTGACCATGGGACCGGGTTCGGCCCAAGCCACTTTGCGCAAGGGCCTGGCCATGGGCGCTTCCAGCGCGGTGCACATCAGCGATGAAGAATTGCTTGGCGCCGATCTGGTGCTGACCGCCGAGGTTCTGGCTGCAGCCTTGCGCCGCGGCAACTACGACCTGATTCTTACCGGCAACATGTCCACAGATGGTTCGGCAGGCGTACTGCCGGTAATGCTGGCAGAGCTGCTGGATCTTCCCGCGGCGACTTCCCTGTCCTCGGTAGAAATTTCCGACGGCACGATCAGCGGTTCACGCGAACTCGAAGGCGCCAGCACCAAGGTCAGTGCTCCGCTGCCGGCGATTGCTTCGATTGCCGAGGCGCTGCCGGACGCGCGCTTCCCTAATTTCAAGGGCATTATGGCGGCCAAGAAGAAGCCGATTGAAACTTTGTCGCTGGCGGACTTGGGTGTTGAGCCTCTGCCTGCTGATACCGCGCGTTCCATCATGGTTTCGGTGGCGCAGCGCCCGGCGCGCACCGCCGGAACGGTCGTGACCGATGACGGCGAGGCCGGGAACGCACTGGCCGAATTCCTGATCAAGAACAACCTGGCGTGA
- a CDS encoding CobW family GTP-binding protein — MIPVIVLTGYLGAGKTSLLNCLLNRPGTRVGVIINDIGKVNVDTGLITGQIDAAESIAGGCVCCLSDSSPLDELLEKLAQPRLCLDAIIVEASGAADPLNVDRLLRFGKADGVRFGGIIDVIDAVEHEHTVDTSAMAPARFNATSMVVVNKLDRIAPEDRDMVLARISGRIREINPQVAIVPASHAAIDPELVFDIAMDEDPVNELPLAAASRTHHDHAHAAHANAVTVRCPEAADAGAVLDLLEHPPGAAYRIKGHVKLRTDRGTQRYLVNMVGRQIHFAEATAHSDPADDALVAVGMGLDETVVGAALATALEPARQDPSPRNLTRLERRLILSSNAGDETKDNEFA; from the coding sequence TTGATCCCCGTCATCGTGCTCACCGGTTATCTGGGTGCCGGAAAGACCAGCCTGCTCAACTGCTTGCTGAACCGCCCTGGCACCCGCGTCGGCGTCATCATCAATGACATCGGCAAGGTCAATGTGGATACCGGTCTGATTACCGGGCAGATCGACGCGGCCGAATCCATCGCCGGCGGCTGCGTGTGCTGCCTGTCCGATAGCAGTCCGCTCGATGAACTGCTCGAAAAGCTGGCTCAGCCGCGCCTGTGCCTGGACGCGATCATCGTGGAAGCCAGCGGGGCGGCCGACCCGTTGAACGTGGATCGGCTGCTGCGCTTCGGCAAGGCAGACGGGGTGCGTTTCGGCGGCATTATCGACGTGATCGACGCCGTGGAGCATGAGCACACCGTGGATACCTCGGCGATGGCGCCGGCACGCTTCAACGCCACCAGCATGGTGGTGGTCAACAAGCTGGACCGCATTGCCCCAGAGGACCGTGACATGGTCCTGGCCCGGATCAGCGGACGAATCCGCGAAATCAACCCGCAGGTGGCCATCGTTCCGGCATCGCACGCCGCCATAGATCCCGAGCTGGTCTTCGACATCGCCATGGATGAAGACCCTGTCAACGAGTTGCCCCTGGCCGCCGCCTCGCGCACGCACCATGATCACGCTCATGCTGCGCACGCCAACGCGGTGACGGTGCGCTGCCCCGAAGCAGCAGATGCAGGAGCCGTTTTGGACCTGCTTGAGCACCCGCCGGGCGCGGCCTACCGGATCAAAGGGCATGTGAAGCTTCGCACCGATCGAGGCACGCAACGCTACCTGGTCAACATGGTGGGACGGCAGATCCATTTCGCGGAAGCCACAGCCCACAGCGACCCGGCCGATGACGCGTTGGTCGCCGTCGGCATGGGACTGGATGAAACGGTGGTCGGCGCGGCATTGGCTACGGCCTTGGAACCTGCGCGCCAAGATCCTTCTCCGCGCAATCTCACCCGCTTGGAACGGCGGCTGATTCTAAGCAGCAATGCTGGCGATGAGACCAAAGACAACGAGTTTGCCTAA
- a CDS encoding plasmid pRiA4b ORF-3 family protein: MAKKKKKQKPKQGHPARLQQGVVSMDRVKVGRGLDALTGQFVQWYAEYRDDPELALMVLAAVRETLGVYAEVVGLNKVTDFDPPKLLAVLNSMIEFEETENPEAASNELGTMIYMAWVDYVEFLRDTNQWEREFESLDWFQKTLEAQDPFAGEDEVEADDELDAILDSEEASIAALAEITAMPISTMGRAVLSWVLAGGSSLWTSLPIDQFVETAAKAVENDLPAGLEETRKGLAVALVLQALEAVNAVTLNPQAAPERGVRSQDILEPEDADSFDVNFYFIQACLDMLLEQPGENDQAALEAWGLAALWIVEAADGNPQHAAAPRDEQWSSEVWKTAQVRMHELRVLGLLESGEAYSLPNIVRLAVTDVDDDIFEEDDELDDETLDAIFGPDDVDEPKRLKRETPYTGEVLQLKLTLKDSKPPIWRRVLVPMDLNLGDLHDIIQASFDWYDGHLHSFYENGFGGTTYGPAIAEMDYQKNEAETLVSSVLKKEKDRLDYVYDFGDNWEVRIDVEKILDADGGQLPRCTGGRRMAPMEDSGGIGGWEAKLEILNDPDDPEYEEVAEWCEDFGLDDGEEIDPAYFSKEEINANLDLEF; the protein is encoded by the coding sequence GTGGCGAAGAAAAAGAAGAAGCAGAAGCCCAAGCAGGGGCACCCTGCACGCTTGCAACAAGGCGTAGTCTCCATGGATCGCGTCAAGGTCGGACGCGGGTTGGATGCGCTGACCGGGCAATTCGTGCAGTGGTACGCCGAATATCGCGATGACCCTGAACTGGCGTTAATGGTGCTAGCTGCGGTGCGTGAGACTCTGGGCGTCTACGCAGAAGTAGTCGGACTGAACAAGGTCACCGATTTTGATCCGCCGAAGTTGCTCGCGGTGCTTAACTCGATGATTGAATTCGAAGAAACCGAAAATCCCGAGGCCGCTTCTAATGAACTTGGCACCATGATCTACATGGCGTGGGTGGACTACGTTGAGTTCCTGCGTGATACCAACCAGTGGGAGCGCGAGTTCGAAAGCCTGGACTGGTTCCAGAAGACCCTGGAAGCCCAAGATCCGTTCGCTGGTGAGGACGAGGTCGAAGCAGACGATGAACTTGACGCGATTCTGGATTCAGAGGAAGCCTCGATAGCGGCCTTGGCCGAAATCACCGCCATGCCGATCAGCACGATGGGTCGAGCGGTCCTGTCCTGGGTGCTTGCCGGTGGCAGCAGCCTCTGGACCAGCCTGCCGATTGACCAGTTCGTCGAAACTGCCGCAAAAGCTGTCGAGAACGACCTGCCCGCAGGGCTGGAAGAGACGCGCAAGGGCCTGGCGGTTGCGCTCGTGCTCCAGGCCTTGGAGGCCGTCAATGCCGTAACTCTGAACCCGCAGGCAGCGCCGGAACGCGGTGTGAGAAGCCAAGACATTCTTGAGCCTGAAGACGCGGATTCTTTCGATGTGAACTTCTACTTCATCCAAGCCTGCCTGGACATGCTTTTGGAGCAGCCTGGCGAAAATGACCAGGCAGCCCTTGAAGCCTGGGGCTTGGCTGCCTTGTGGATCGTGGAAGCAGCGGACGGCAATCCGCAGCATGCCGCTGCCCCGCGTGATGAGCAGTGGTCTTCGGAAGTTTGGAAAACCGCCCAGGTGCGAATGCACGAGCTACGCGTTTTGGGTTTGCTTGAATCCGGTGAGGCGTACTCGCTGCCCAATATCGTGCGCTTGGCGGTTACCGATGTCGACGACGACATCTTCGAGGAGGATGACGAACTCGACGATGAGACGCTCGATGCGATCTTCGGTCCGGACGATGTGGATGAGCCCAAGCGCCTGAAGCGCGAAACACCGTACACCGGTGAGGTACTGCAGCTGAAGCTGACGCTCAAGGACTCCAAGCCGCCCATCTGGCGCCGCGTGCTGGTTCCGATGGACCTGAACCTCGGCGACCTGCATGACATCATCCAGGCCAGCTTCGACTGGTACGACGGGCATCTGCACAGCTTCTACGAAAATGGTTTCGGCGGGACCACCTACGGTCCGGCAATTGCCGAGATGGACTACCAGAAGAATGAAGCGGAAACCTTGGTTTCTTCGGTGTTGAAGAAGGAAAAAGACCGCCTGGATTACGTTTATGATTTCGGAGACAACTGGGAAGTCCGCATCGATGTGGAGAAGATCCTGGACGCTGACGGCGGTCAGCTGCCGCGCTGCACCGGCGGGCGCCGCATGGCTCCAATGGAAGACAGTGGCGGAATCGGCGGCTGGGAAGCCAAGCTGGAAATTCTGAATGACCCGGATGATCCTGAATACGAGGAAGTCGCGGAGTGGTGCGAGGACTTCGGACTTGATGATGGCGAGGAAATCGACCCTGCTTACTTCAGCAAGGAAGAAATCAACGCGAACCTGGATCTTGAGTTCTAG
- a CDS encoding ISL3-like element ISAar34 family transposase — translation MQKTSIWAALLGVEKTTVHHVDTCPETGVLLARVTPHKSLRNRCGICSRRCSRYDRGEGPRRWRTLDLGTTETYLVAHAPRVRCPEHGVIVAAVPWARHQAGHTRDFDQQVSWLATQCSKSAVTVLMRIAWRTVGSIINRVWKDTAKTFDPFADLKRIGIDEISYKRGHKYITVVVDHDSGRLIWASPGRDKATLRKFFDALGEERSAQITHVSADAANWIATVVAERCPQAVRVADPFHVVQWATGALDEERRASWNRARKAAEENEPARGRGRPPKDAPERPDSQKATKLKNSRYALWKNPEDLTVKQKVKLDWIVQTDPRLGRAYYLKEGLRTIFRLPHADAVVALDKWVSWARRCRIPAFVKLQKSIVKHREAILASIEHGLSNGRIESMNTKIRLITRVAFGFKAPEALIGLAMLSLGGRKPVLPGRG, via the coding sequence GTGCAGAAAACAAGCATATGGGCCGCCCTGCTGGGTGTCGAAAAAACGACCGTCCACCACGTGGATACCTGCCCGGAAACCGGGGTCCTGCTGGCCCGGGTGACACCGCACAAGTCCTTGCGGAACAGATGCGGAATCTGCTCCAGGCGGTGCTCCCGGTACGACCGCGGTGAAGGCCCCCGACGGTGGCGCACCCTGGATCTGGGAACCACCGAAACCTATCTCGTGGCCCACGCGCCTCGTGTGCGCTGCCCGGAGCACGGAGTCATCGTCGCCGCCGTTCCCTGGGCCCGCCACCAGGCCGGACACACCCGGGACTTTGACCAGCAGGTCTCCTGGCTGGCCACCCAATGCTCCAAGAGCGCGGTCACCGTGCTGATGCGCATTGCCTGGCGCACCGTGGGCTCCATCATCAACCGGGTCTGGAAGGACACCGCCAAGACCTTCGACCCGTTCGCGGACCTCAAGCGGATCGGCATCGACGAGATCTCCTACAAACGCGGACACAAGTACATCACCGTGGTCGTGGACCACGATTCGGGCCGCCTGATTTGGGCCTCGCCGGGCCGTGACAAGGCCACGCTGCGGAAGTTCTTTGACGCACTCGGGGAGGAACGATCCGCCCAGATCACGCATGTTTCCGCCGATGCCGCGAACTGGATCGCCACCGTCGTGGCCGAACGCTGCCCCCAGGCCGTCCGTGTGGCCGACCCGTTCCATGTGGTCCAATGGGCTACCGGGGCCCTGGATGAGGAACGCCGCGCATCCTGGAATCGGGCCCGGAAAGCGGCCGAAGAAAATGAGCCGGCCAGGGGCAGGGGACGGCCGCCCAAGGATGCCCCGGAACGGCCCGATAGCCAGAAGGCGACGAAGCTGAAAAACTCCCGCTACGCGCTCTGGAAGAACCCCGAGGACCTCACCGTGAAGCAAAAGGTGAAGCTCGATTGGATCGTTCAGACCGACCCGAGGCTGGGCCGCGCGTACTACCTCAAAGAGGGGCTGCGGACCATCTTCAGGCTGCCACATGCGGACGCGGTGGTGGCCCTGGACAAGTGGGTTTCTTGGGCCAGGCGCTGCCGGATTCCCGCGTTCGTGAAGCTGCAAAAGAGCATCGTCAAGCACCGCGAAGCCATTCTGGCATCGATCGAGCACGGATTGAGCAATGGGCGGATCGAATCCATGAATACCAAAATCAGGCTCATCACCCGGGTGGCCTTCGGATTCAAAGCACCCGAAGCCCTCATCGGCCTGGCGATGCTCAGCCTCGGAGGCCGGAAACCGGTACTCCCGGGACGGGGATGA
- a CDS encoding electron transfer flavoprotein subunit alpha/FixB family protein, producing MTTFATDSILVFLETTAAGTLAKNHAELLGAAAGVGTPVALVTGSSDALEALAAQASEAGAAQVLTAAVDSPVQTAPLADALQAAFAQVQPQAVLLGHSLTSREVAARFAVRSKLALSVDALEVSRDDQGIIATHSIYGGAYSTHSAPTFGAPVITVRVGSIEERAEAQPANSTALEVAPSGKPEVEVKELVAAQTTSTRPELRSATHVVSGGRGLGSAEQFDLVHQLADALGAAVGASRAAVDAGYIEHAAQVGQTGVAVSPQLYVALGISGAIQHKAGMQTAKTIVAINKDADAPIFEIADFGVVGDVFKVVPQLISALEARKA from the coding sequence ATGACTACTTTTGCTACTGACTCAATTCTTGTCTTCCTCGAAACCACGGCAGCCGGCACGCTGGCGAAGAACCACGCCGAACTCCTAGGTGCCGCAGCTGGCGTCGGCACGCCGGTCGCGCTGGTCACCGGCTCTTCGGACGCGCTGGAAGCACTCGCCGCCCAAGCTAGCGAGGCAGGGGCCGCCCAGGTCCTGACCGCCGCCGTGGATTCCCCGGTGCAAACCGCACCGCTGGCGGATGCGCTTCAGGCCGCTTTCGCGCAGGTTCAGCCACAGGCCGTTTTGCTGGGCCACTCGCTGACCTCCCGCGAAGTGGCAGCACGCTTTGCGGTGCGCAGCAAACTGGCATTGAGCGTCGACGCGCTCGAAGTTTCACGCGATGATCAAGGCATCATCGCCACCCACTCGATCTACGGCGGAGCCTACTCAACGCACAGCGCCCCGACTTTCGGAGCACCGGTAATCACCGTGCGCGTGGGAAGCATCGAGGAACGCGCCGAAGCCCAGCCGGCGAACAGCACCGCGCTTGAGGTTGCGCCAAGCGGCAAGCCAGAGGTCGAAGTCAAGGAACTTGTAGCCGCCCAGACGACTTCGACGCGCCCCGAGCTGCGTTCGGCTACCCACGTGGTTTCCGGAGGCCGCGGCCTGGGCAGCGCCGAGCAGTTCGATCTGGTCCACCAGCTGGCTGACGCATTGGGTGCGGCCGTGGGTGCTTCGCGTGCCGCAGTGGATGCCGGCTACATCGAGCATGCCGCCCAGGTGGGGCAGACCGGTGTTGCAGTTTCCCCGCAGCTCTACGTTGCTCTGGGCATCTCCGGGGCAATCCAGCACAAGGCCGGCATGCAAACCGCCAAGACCATCGTCGCGATCAACAAGGACGCGGATGCCCCGATCTTCGAGATCGCCGACTTCGGCGTGGTTGGAGACGTCTTCAAGGTTGTGCCGCAGCTGATCTCCGCACTGGAAGCACGCAAGGCCTAA
- a CDS encoding maleylpyruvate isomerase family mycothiol-dependent enzyme, with amino-acid sequence MINTARLHSDLSRLSRETAMMSATIETLSTEELAAASLCEGWSRSHVIAHLASNGRTLVKLIDWATTGEPQQLYASREARDAEIDQLAALPREELVKAFNEAAAFFAEQCDRLSGDLAVEEVDLHGKVIPATSIVALRISEVVIHHHDLDTAWTIEEADPDSQENAVEAAVRTMRAKNAPGMTINSEEGDEWIIGDGALKVRSDREGLIEWLARGQARHIEADGPIPELPVW; translated from the coding sequence ATGATCAACACTGCCCGCTTGCACTCGGACCTCTCACGACTCAGCCGCGAAACCGCGATGATGTCAGCGACGATCGAGACCCTGTCCACCGAGGAACTGGCCGCCGCTTCGCTGTGCGAGGGGTGGAGCCGGTCGCATGTCATCGCGCACCTGGCCTCGAACGGACGCACCCTGGTCAAGCTGATCGACTGGGCCACCACCGGTGAGCCGCAGCAGCTGTATGCGTCGCGTGAAGCCCGCGATGCAGAGATCGACCAGCTGGCCGCGCTGCCGCGCGAAGAATTGGTCAAGGCCTTCAACGAGGCAGCCGCGTTCTTCGCCGAGCAGTGCGACCGGCTATCCGGTGACTTGGCCGTTGAAGAAGTGGACCTGCATGGCAAGGTCATCCCAGCGACCTCCATCGTTGCATTGCGCATTTCAGAGGTAGTCATCCACCACCACGACCTGGATACCGCTTGGACCATCGAGGAAGCCGATCCTGACTCCCAGGAGAACGCCGTCGAGGCCGCGGTGCGCACCATGCGCGCCAAGAACGCTCCGGGCATGACCATCAACAGCGAAGAAGGCGATGAGTGGATCATCGGCGACGGCGCATTGAAGGTGCGTTCGGACCGCGAAGGCCTGATTGAGTGGCTGGCCCGTGGACAGGCACGCCACATCGAAGCCGATGGCCCGATTCCCGAGCTTCCTGTCTGGTAA
- a CDS encoding class I SAM-dependent methyltransferase — MSHHHEHAQEVLDGVAFWENHYGQSERVWSGKVNQVLENIVAPLDPGTCLDIGSGEGGDVLWLASHGWKATGLDISPTAVKRAQEEAAKHGLDAGQTRFIASDLAAWNTDETFDLVTLSFFQAPFAFPRADFLRKAATLVAPGGHLLVLSHAAMPSFADKPEHQMPAFPTPEEELEALALDPEQWDVLCAEVRERTITGPDGNPATLEDAVVFVQRKAPSLG; from the coding sequence ATGAGCCACCACCACGAACACGCGCAGGAAGTACTTGACGGCGTTGCCTTCTGGGAAAACCACTACGGCCAGTCCGAACGGGTCTGGTCCGGCAAGGTCAACCAGGTCCTGGAGAACATCGTTGCCCCGCTGGATCCGGGCACTTGTCTGGACATCGGCAGCGGTGAAGGCGGCGACGTCCTCTGGCTGGCCTCCCATGGTTGGAAAGCCACCGGCCTAGACATCTCGCCAACCGCAGTGAAGCGCGCCCAGGAAGAAGCCGCCAAGCATGGGCTGGACGCGGGACAGACCCGCTTCATCGCCTCTGATCTGGCTGCGTGGAACACCGATGAAACCTTTGATCTGGTCACCTTGAGCTTCTTCCAGGCACCCTTCGCATTCCCGCGCGCAGACTTCCTGCGCAAGGCGGCCACCTTGGTAGCACCGGGCGGCCACTTGCTGGTCCTGTCCCATGCCGCCATGCCGTCCTTCGCAGACAAACCCGAACACCAGATGCCTGCATTCCCCACCCCCGAAGAGGAACTGGAAGCGTTGGCCCTGGACCCGGAGCAGTGGGACGTGCTGTGTGCCGAAGTGCGCGAACGCACCATCACCGGTCCGGACGGGAACCCGGCAACTTTAGAAGATGCGGTGGTCTTCGTGCAGCGCAAGGCGCCGTCCCTAGGCTAG